GCGGCGCGGCGCCGACGACGCGGATCTCGAAGCCCTTGATGCTGCGGCCGAGCATGATAGCCGCGGCGATGACCACCAGCACGGTGAGAATGACACCAGCATGCAGTCGCCCGCCGTCCATGATCACCGGCACGGTGGCGACTGGATCGAAAGAGGCGGTGGTCGGAAAGTTCATGCCCTTCGGGTCGCGCCACGGGCCGCGCACAAGATAGTCGAGGATCAGGTCGGCGACATAGACCAGCATCAGCGAGGTGAGGATTTCGTTGGCGCCGAAGCGCACCTTGCAAAGCGCCGGGATCATGGCCCACAGCGCACCGCCGAGCGCGCCCATTGCCAGCATGGCGAAAATCACCCACGGCCCGGCGTCGGTGCCATTGGTGACGACGGCAAGCCATGAGCCGGTCACGGCGCCGATCAGGAACTGGCCCTCGGCGCCAATATTCCAGACATTGGCGAGATAGCAGAGCGACAGGCCGATCGCGATCATCACGAGCGGTGAGGCCTTCACTGCGATTTCCATCAGCGTGTAGGAATCGGTCAGCGGCTCGATGAAATAGACATAGAGCGCGGTGACCGGGTTTTTCCCCAGGATCAGGAAGAAGATCGACATGGTCACCAAAGTCAGCGCGATGGCGAGCAGTGGCGAGGCGAGGGCGATGAAGGCCGAACGCTCGGCGCGTTTCTCAAGCACCAACTGCATGAGAAGCCTCTTTTAGGTTTTCTTGCACGCTTGCAGCCTCGCCGGGCGAGGCGCCGCCCATCAGCAAGCCGAGCTTTTCGCGGGTCGCGTGCGCCGCGGCGATCGGTTCCGATAGGGTGCCGTGGAACATCACCGCGATGCGGTCGGATATCTCGGCGAGTTCGTCGAGGTCCTGGCTGATCACCAGCACGGCGCTGCCGCGGCTCGACAGGTCGATGAGCGCCTGGCGGATCACGGCGGCGGCGCCGGCATCGACGCCCCAGGTCGGCTGGCTCACTACCAGCACGCCTGGCTCGCGCAGGATTTCGCGGCCGACAATGAATTTCTGCAGATTGCCGCCGGACAGGCTCGCGGCTTCCGGGTCGCGCTTGGCCTTGCGCACGTCGAATGTCTTGGTGGTGTCGTCGACCGTTTTCAGCGTTGCCGGCCGGTCTATGAAGCCGTGATGGACCATGTGGCTGGCGGCATGGCCGGTGAGCAGCGCATTTTCCGACAGCTTCATACGCGGCGCGGTGCCGTGGCCGAGGCGTTCTTCGGGCACGAAGGCAGCGCCCAGCTTGCGACGCTGCGTGACCGACAGGTTGCCGGCGGCATGGCCGTCGATGATGACATTATCCTCATGCGGCGCGAGGCGCTCGCCGGACAGCGCTGCAAACAGCTCATCCTGGCCGTTGCCGGCAACACCGGCAATTCCGAGAATCTCGCCGCCGAAGACTTCGAGCGAAATGTTGCGCAGATAAGTGCCGTGCGGATCGTCCGGCACCATCGACAGGTCGCGGATCAGGAGACGCGGCACCGTGGTGGCCCGCGCCGTCGTCGCGCGGACTTCGCCGATCTCGGCGCCGACCATCATGCGCGCCATCGAGGCGGCGGTCTCGCTCCGCGGGTTGCAGGTCGCGACTTTCTTGCCGCCGCGCAGGATGGTGGCGGTGTCGCAGAGCCGCTTCACCTCGTCTAACTTGTGCGAGATGTAGAGCAGCGCCTTGCCCTCGGCCTTGAGGCGGTCGAGCACGATGAAAAGCTGGTCGGCCTCCTGCGGCGTCAGCACCGCGGTCGGCTCGTCGAGAATGAGCAACTTCGGATTCTGCATCAGCGCGCGCACGATCTCGATACGCTGACGCTCGCCGACCGACAGCCGCCACACTTCGCGCTTGGGATCGAGCGGCAGGCCATAATCGCGCGACACCTGCGCCAAACGCGCCGACATCGCGGCGAAACTTTCCGAGCCGTCGAGGCCGAGCGCGACGTTTTCGGCAACGGTCAGGTTATCGAACAGCGAGAAATGCTGGAACACCATGGCGATGCCGCGCGAGCGCGCGTCGGAAGGCCCGGTCAGTTCGATCTTCTCGCCCAGCCAGCGCAGTTCGCCCGCGCTCGGCTGGATCAGGCCGTACATGGTCTTGACGAGCGTCGACTTGCCGGCGCCGTTCTCGCCAAGCAGCGCGTGGATCTCGCCCGGATAGAGGTCGATGGAAACGTTGTCGTTGGCGAGGAAGGTGCCGTAACGCTTGGTAATGCCGATGGCCTGGAGCAGCGGCGCGCGCGCGGAAGAACTGACCGGCCCCTGATCCGACATATGGAAGGTTGTCCCGTTACTCTTGACCGGTGACGCCGCGAAGTCCCCCGTGCGGCGTCTAGAAAAGTGACAAGCCAATATTGTGCCAATTCCGGCGGCAGTAGAAGGGATCAATTGTCGCCAGTCCCTGCCTATCCACGCGGCAATTGCGGCATTCCGGCCTGCCGTTTGGGCATTTGCGGTCAACTGCCGCGGTAGGTCCCGTAGGCCCAGGGCGAGGTCGAGATCGGCACATGATAGTGGCCTTCCGGCTCGGCGACGCCGAAGCGGATCGGCACCACGTCAAGGAACGGCGGGTCGGATAGCGGCACGCCGCGGGTTCGGAAATAGGCGCCGATGGAGAAGCGCAGTTCGTAGACGCCTTTCGGCACCGGCCGGCCACCGATCAGCGGCGTGTCGGTGCGGCCGTCCTTGTTGGTCGCCGTCCTGACGACGAGCCGCTCGGCGCCGTCGCGCGACAATTCCCATAGTTCGACTGCGACACCCTCGGCCGGCCGGCCGCTATGCGTGTCGAGCACATGGGTGGAGAGGCGACCTGCGACGGGCAGTTTGTCCGACGCGGCGACGCGCTGGTCGAGGCGCAAGGCCCCGATCCGGAAAATTTCGCCGAGCGCGGTGTCGGTCTCAGCGGCGTCGCCCTGGGCGAGGCGGCGTTCGAATTCGGAAAGGATCGAATCCTTCGTGTGCCGCCGCACGCAGACGATGAAAGGAATGCCGAATTTGGCCTTGTAGGCATCGTTGAGCGCATGGAAGCGCGTGTAGTCGGCTTCGCTCAAACGGTCGAGGCCGGCGCTCGTCTGTTCGCTTGTCGAATCCGGCGTCAGCGCGCCGGCGCGCGCCGCCTTGCCGGCGAGATCGGGATGCGCGGTGATCAGCTTCATGCGCGCCTCGGCCGGCGCGGCTTTGACTGCGGCGATCATCGCGTCGTGCAACGCGGCAAGCGTCGCGAACGGGCGCTGCTTGGCCGCGGCTTCGGCCACCCAGGGCGAATGTTCGTAGATGTCCGCCAGGGCCGCGGTGAAGTCGGCGGGGGGCATTGCGTTCAGTTGGTCGAGCGTGAATTGGGTCATCGTATGATGCTGCCGTTGCCGCGAACTCAGACTGCTCCCTCTCCCCACACAACTCGGGTTTACCCGAGTTGTGCACCAAAAAGTCACCAAAGTCGGATTTATCCGACTTTGGATGGGGAGAGGGTTGGGGTGAGGGGGGTAAGTGACTCTCGAGAGTTTGTAACCCCTCACCCGGCACGCTTCGCGCGCCGACCTCTCCCTATGGGAGAGGTGAAGTCAACCATCACTCCCCCGGCGCTCCGGCCGCATACCACGCCGCAATGACCTGCCGCTCTTCCGGCGTCATTTCGGTCACGTTGCCCGGCGGCATGGCGCTGGCAAAGCCGGCTTGCAGCGCGATCAGCTTGGCATGCAGCCGGATCGCCTCGGCCGTGTCGAGGTGGATCGCCTTCGGCGCCTCGCCAATGCCGGTCCAGACCGGCTCGGCGGTGTGGCACATGCTGCAGCGGGACATCACAATTTCATTGACGGCCGCGAATTTCGGCGTCTCCGGCAAGGCGCCGGTCTTGCCGTCCTTGGGACCGTTGGTCGACAGCCACAGCACCACCATCATGGCGAAAGCGGCGACGAACCAGGTCCACCATGGCGAGGGCTTGCCTTCGTGCCGCGCATTGTAGAAATGACGGATCACCGGGCCGATCACCAGCACGATCGCGACGATGATCCAGTTGTTCCTGGTCGCGAACAGCAGCGGGTAATGATTGCTGAGCATCAGGAACACGACCGGCAGCGTCAGGTAGTTGTTGTGCACCGAACGCTGCTTGCCGAGCTCGCCCCACACCGGATTCGGCTTCTCGCCGGCGATCAGCGCCGCGACGGTCTTGCGCTGGTTCGGCATGATCACCGCGAACACATTGGCGACCATGATGGTGCCGATCAGCGCGCCAATCTGGGTGAAGGCGCCACGGCCGCTGAAAACATGGGTGAAGCCGTAAGTCAGCGCGACCAGATAGACATAGCCCACCAAAGCCAGCGCCACCTCGTGTTTGCCGAGCGGCGAGCGGCACAGCGCCTCATAGACCAGCCAGCTTGCGACCAGGCTGAAGAAGGCGATCGCCGCCGCCATCGGCGCGCTCATGTTCAGCACCGACTTGTCGATCAGGAACAGATCGGCCTGCATGTAATAGACCAGCACCAGCAGCGCGAATCCGGACAGCCAGGTCGCATAGGCTTCCCATTTGAACCAGGTCAGTTCGTCCGGCATGTTCTTGGGCGCCACCAGAAACTTGATCATCTGGTAGAAGCCGCCGCCATGGATCTGCCAGGCGTCGCCCTTGACCCCGTCGGGCAGGCCCTCGCGCTTCTTCAGGCTGAGGTCGAGGTGGATGAAATAGAACGACGAGCCGATCCAGGCGATGCCGGCGACGACGTGCAGCCAGCGCACTGTGGCGCTCAACAGTTCCGAAGCGACGAGAGTGAAGTCCAAGCGGCGGCCCCCAAGTATAGCCCGGCCGGCCCACCATGACAGATGGGACCTCAGGTATTCAAGGGAGCCGTGGCTGGTCTATTCCGCCGCGCGATAGAAGGCGGCGGCGTCGTCGCTGAAGGCTTTGCGCTGGTCGGCGGCGATATAGAACATATGGCCGCCGCGATAGAGCTTGAACTGGACGCGGCCGGACGGCCCGATCGGCGGCAGATGGTCGAGCACATAGCGCGACATGCCGTAGGGCGTGACCATGTCGGCATAGCCGTGCACCACCATCAGGCGGAACGACGGGCTGAAGGCGAGCAAGGTGCGGATGTCGTCGTCCGACGTCGCGGCGAAGCGTCCGCCATGGCCCCAGTCCCAGTTGCCGCTGATGTCGTTGGCCAGCAGCGTGTAGGTCATCTCGGTCTTGAAGCCGAGTTCATTGCGCGCGTAGTCGGCAAAGCCGCCGCCATAGGCGCGTGTCACCCCGTCGAGGATCGGATCGGCCCCGCGCGCGGCGCGGCGCTCCGGGTTCGGATCGTCCACCGCGTAGTCGGCGTCGTAGCGGCTGACGATCTTGCCGGCGCGGATGGTTTTGACGAAGTCGTTGATGAAACCGCGCGACGACGCGATCGTGCCTTCCGGTACGCCGGTCATCGCGGCGACACGCGCATAGAACGCCTTGGCGGCGTCGCCCTCCGGCCTTTTGCCAGCGAGCGTGACCAGATAATCCGTCATCGCGAACTTCTCCGCCTCGGCCTGCGCCTGCGGCGTGAACGCCTTTTTGCGCTCGAGTTCGGCGGCGGCGAGCGAGGGCATCTGCAAGGCGGCACGCAGCGCCGAGGTGTCGTCGCCGAAGGTCAGCCAGCCCTCGAGCAGCGGCGAGACGAGGATGAGCCCGCTCACCGCGAGGCCCTGCTCACGCAGCAATGCGCGCGCTGTCTTCACGGCGCGAAAGCCGCCATAGCTTTCGCCGAGCAGATATTTCGGCGAGCCGCCGCGGTTGTTGTGCGCGACATAGAGCGCGATCGCTTTGGCCATGGCGTCGGCATCGCTGCGCACGCTCCAGAAACTCTTGGCATTGTCGCTCTTGGCGGCGCGGCTCCAGCCGGTGCCGACCGGATCGATCAGCACCAGATCGGTGAAGGCGAGCCAGGTGGCGGGGTTGTCGCGCAATTCGGCGCGCGCGGCGTCATGGCCGCCGGGCCCGAGTTCGAGAATGCGCGGGCCGACCACGCCCATATGCAGATAGGCCGAAGCCGCGCCCGGCCCGCCATTGAAGGCGAAGGTCAGCGGCCGGTTCGGGCCACCGTTCTTGGCAACGTAAGCGGTGTAGAACACCGCCGCGCTCTGGCTGCCGGACTGGTCGTAGAACGGCAGCGTGCCTGCCGTCGCGGTGTAGTCGATCTTGCCTTGCGGCGTCGCGATGGAATGCTGTGTGATTGCGTCGGCCGGCAGCAGCTTGAGGATGCCGTCGGCGGCGGCTTCGCGTCGTTCATTTTGAGGCGATGGGCTGGCGCTTTTTGCAGCCTCTTTGGCGGCTTCCTGTGCGGAAGCGGCGCCGGGCCAAGCGGCGATCATGCCGGCAAGCAGGACGACCCATGCGAAACGATAGCCGTCGGCAGATTTCATGGCGCACCTGATCGGAGGCGGGAGCCCGATTACCCGATTGTATTGTGGGCTTTGTGGGGCGGCGGGCAATAGCGGCGGGCCTCAAGTTGTCGCGTTTAAAGAGCGGCGTAGGTTTGCGGCAGCAGGCGCGCCAGCCGCGCCGCCCATGCGATTTCGCCTTGTTCGTCGGCGATCAGGTCCTGACGAATCTCGATGGCAATGTGATGCAGGGCGCGCTGTTCGCCATGCGTGGGGATCGTGTAGTCGGTGAGATCGTCGACGCGATAAGGTTCGTTATCGCCGACCGTGAGATCGCCTTCGGCCTCCAGCACGGCTTTCAGCCGCTTCGAAAAGCGATCGTCGCGATTGTACAGCACGCCGGCATGCCAGGGCCGGACGAAGCCCTTGTAGACCGGCGTGAAGCTGTGCATCGCCACCAGAGCGACCGGCCGCCCGCTTTGCAGGCGGCGATTCAGTTCGGTTTCGATGGCGTCGTGGTACGGCCGGAAAATTTCGGTCA
The Pseudolabrys sp. FHR47 genome window above contains:
- a CDS encoding ABC transporter permease, producing MQLVLEKRAERSAFIALASPLLAIALTLVTMSIFFLILGKNPVTALYVYFIEPLTDSYTLMEIAVKASPLVMIAIGLSLCYLANVWNIGAEGQFLIGAVTGSWLAVVTNGTDAGPWVIFAMLAMGALGGALWAMIPALCKVRFGANEILTSLMLVYVADLILDYLVRGPWRDPKGMNFPTTASFDPVATVPVIMDGGRLHAGVILTVLVVIAAAIMLGRSIKGFEIRVVGAAPRAARFAGFSSEKLVIFTFAVSGALAGLAGIIEVAGPVGVLQPGISPGYGFTAIIVAFLGRLNPIGILIAGLFLALTFIGGEGAQISMKVPLDLTKVFQGMLLFYVLACDSLILYRIRLVAAKPKAA
- a CDS encoding ABC transporter ATP-binding protein, yielding MSDQGPVSSSARAPLLQAIGITKRYGTFLANDNVSIDLYPGEIHALLGENGAGKSTLVKTMYGLIQPSAGELRWLGEKIELTGPSDARSRGIAMVFQHFSLFDNLTVAENVALGLDGSESFAAMSARLAQVSRDYGLPLDPKREVWRLSVGERQRIEIVRALMQNPKLLILDEPTAVLTPQEADQLFIVLDRLKAEGKALLYISHKLDEVKRLCDTATILRGGKKVATCNPRSETAASMARMMVGAEIGEVRATTARATTVPRLLIRDLSMVPDDPHGTYLRNISLEVFGGEILGIAGVAGNGQDELFAALSGERLAPHEDNVIIDGHAAGNLSVTQRRKLGAAFVPEERLGHGTAPRMKLSENALLTGHAASHMVHHGFIDRPATLKTVDDTTKTFDVRKAKRDPEAASLSGGNLQKFIVGREILREPGVLVVSQPTWGVDAGAAAVIRQALIDLSSRGSAVLVISQDLDELAEISDRIAVMFHGTLSEPIAAAHATREKLGLLMGGASPGEAASVQENLKEASHAVGA
- the uraD gene encoding 2-oxo-4-hydroxy-4-carboxy-5-ureidoimidazoline decarboxylase, whose translation is MTQFTLDQLNAMPPADFTAALADIYEHSPWVAEAAAKQRPFATLAALHDAMIAAVKAAPAEARMKLITAHPDLAGKAARAGALTPDSTSEQTSAGLDRLSEADYTRFHALNDAYKAKFGIPFIVCVRRHTKDSILSEFERRLAQGDAAETDTALGEIFRIGALRLDQRVAASDKLPVAGRLSTHVLDTHSGRPAEGVAVELWELSRDGAERLVVRTATNKDGRTDTPLIGGRPVPKGVYELRFSIGAYFRTRGVPLSDPPFLDVVPIRFGVAEPEGHYHVPISTSPWAYGTYRGS
- a CDS encoding urate hydroxylase PuuD; this translates as MDFTLVASELLSATVRWLHVVAGIAWIGSSFYFIHLDLSLKKREGLPDGVKGDAWQIHGGGFYQMIKFLVAPKNMPDELTWFKWEAYATWLSGFALLVLVYYMQADLFLIDKSVLNMSAPMAAAIAFFSLVASWLVYEALCRSPLGKHEVALALVGYVYLVALTYGFTHVFSGRGAFTQIGALIGTIMVANVFAVIMPNQRKTVAALIAGEKPNPVWGELGKQRSVHNNYLTLPVVFLMLSNHYPLLFATRNNWIIVAIVLVIGPVIRHFYNARHEGKPSPWWTWFVAAFAMMVVLWLSTNGPKDGKTGALPETPKFAAVNEIVMSRCSMCHTAEPVWTGIGEAPKAIHLDTAEAIRLHAKLIALQAGFASAMPPGNVTEMTPEERQVIAAWYAAGAPGE
- a CDS encoding S10 family peptidase gives rise to the protein MKSADGYRFAWVVLLAGMIAAWPGAASAQEAAKEAAKSASPSPQNERREAAADGILKLLPADAITQHSIATPQGKIDYTATAGTLPFYDQSGSQSAAVFYTAYVAKNGGPNRPLTFAFNGGPGAASAYLHMGVVGPRILELGPGGHDAARAELRDNPATWLAFTDLVLIDPVGTGWSRAAKSDNAKSFWSVRSDADAMAKAIALYVAHNNRGGSPKYLLGESYGGFRAVKTARALLREQGLAVSGLILVSPLLEGWLTFGDDTSALRAALQMPSLAAAELERKKAFTPQAQAEAEKFAMTDYLVTLAGKRPEGDAAKAFYARVAAMTGVPEGTIASSRGFINDFVKTIRAGKIVSRYDADYAVDDPNPERRAARGADPILDGVTRAYGGGFADYARNELGFKTEMTYTLLANDISGNWDWGHGGRFAATSDDDIRTLLAFSPSFRLMVVHGYADMVTPYGMSRYVLDHLPPIGPSGRVQFKLYRGGHMFYIAADQRKAFSDDAAAFYRAAE
- a CDS encoding N-formylglutamate amidohydrolase, with translation MDAKLTALLAPDEPSPVTIHNADGTSPLLLVADHAGNRIPRALGDLGVSDEERARHIGWDIGIAGVSRHLADTLDAVLIQQNYSRLVIDCNRPPGVPSSMPEISELTAIPGNIGLSEAQKSARVTEIFRPYHDAIETELNRRLQSGRPVALVAMHSFTPVYKGFVRPWHAGVLYNRDDRFSKRLKAVLEAEGDLTVGDNEPYRVDDLTDYTIPTHGEQRALHHIAIEIRQDLIADEQGEIAWAARLARLLPQTYAAL